Proteins from one uncultured Anaeromusa sp. genomic window:
- a CDS encoding glycosyltransferase family 39 protein, producing MMNRNWLAVLTAVLALVFFLLYNQVLPVTDPVEANYALTAREMLESGDWLSPRIYGAYWFDKPVMTYWLLASSFAAFGLNEWAARLPGAVFAALGVGYACWFSLETGANKKRALLTALVLATSLEYWVLARLVLTDAVLFFFSAVTMGQAYLGLSRDQSHYWLTAYAASALAVLTKGPVGLVLPGLLLLAYVLACRDWRLLKRFRWGWGLVAFLLLVGPWYVWMLMQHGEQFVTTFLGLHNVTRATVSEHPDDNVFYYYLVLYPVSLLPWSGLLLASLLKRRAAVLQGGLSRYLWVWLGGTLLFYTLMATKYPTYVFPALFPGAMLAAGQLEQMLQGRCSLWWLTAPAALLWLLLGETLRNIPAAAPTEVVWPPVAVLLLVLALLQWKRRRQWLVAWVVAGIFAGACGFLSQGAALISERRSFVALADAIPQAPALVGAYGDYPTSAVFYSGRIAYRLEEGEAGQEPWQGKYTMPRLKTEEFLRIGEKEAIYLLVKQKHQEEMAKDGRFKEFQLLKSAPAGAVYMKKPEKAPR from the coding sequence ATGATGAACCGGAACTGGCTGGCTGTCCTTACGGCAGTGTTGGCGCTGGTCTTCTTTTTGCTATACAACCAGGTGCTGCCTGTAACCGACCCGGTAGAGGCCAATTATGCGCTGACCGCAAGGGAGATGCTGGAAAGCGGTGATTGGCTTTCACCGCGTATTTATGGCGCATATTGGTTTGATAAGCCGGTTATGACGTATTGGCTTCTGGCTTCTTCTTTTGCTGCTTTTGGGTTGAATGAATGGGCGGCCCGGCTGCCTGGCGCTGTTTTTGCGGCGCTGGGGGTCGGTTATGCCTGCTGGTTTTCTTTAGAGACTGGCGCGAATAAGAAACGGGCGCTTTTGACAGCCTTGGTGCTGGCAACTTCACTGGAATATTGGGTTTTGGCGCGATTGGTCTTGACAGATGCTGTTCTTTTTTTCTTTTCCGCCGTTACCATGGGCCAGGCGTATTTGGGTCTAAGCCGTGATCAAAGCCACTATTGGCTGACGGCGTATGCCGCGTCGGCGCTGGCAGTTTTGACTAAAGGTCCTGTTGGCTTAGTGCTGCCCGGCTTATTGCTTCTTGCCTATGTGCTGGCGTGCCGGGATTGGCGCCTCTTGAAGCGTTTTCGCTGGGGCTGGGGCCTGGTTGCTTTTTTGCTGCTTGTCGGTCCTTGGTATGTCTGGATGCTGATGCAGCATGGAGAACAGTTTGTTACTACTTTTCTGGGCTTGCACAACGTGACGCGGGCAACGGTGTCCGAGCATCCTGATGACAATGTGTTTTATTACTATTTGGTTTTATATCCTGTGAGCTTGCTTCCTTGGAGCGGCTTGTTGCTTGCTTCTTTGCTGAAGAGGAGAGCTGCGGTACTACAAGGAGGATTGTCTCGGTACTTATGGGTTTGGCTGGGCGGAACGTTGCTGTTTTACACCCTGATGGCGACAAAGTATCCGACCTATGTTTTTCCCGCATTATTTCCAGGAGCTATGCTGGCGGCCGGGCAATTGGAGCAAATGCTGCAAGGGCGCTGTTCCTTATGGTGGCTGACGGCGCCGGCCGCTCTTTTGTGGCTGCTTTTGGGCGAAACGCTGCGCAACATTCCTGCGGCTGCGCCAACAGAGGTTGTTTGGCCGCCAGTGGCGGTGTTGCTCTTAGTACTGGCGCTTTTACAGTGGAAAAGGCGTCGGCAATGGCTTGTAGCCTGGGTGGTAGCCGGCATTTTTGCAGGGGCTTGCGGTTTCTTGTCCCAGGGGGCGGCGCTAATTTCCGAGAGGCGTTCCTTTGTTGCGTTGGCGGATGCTATTCCACAGGCGCCAGCTCTTGTAGGGGCTTACGGGGATTATCCGACTTCGGCTGTTTTTTACAGCGGCCGCATCGCCTATCGTTTGGAAGAGGGGGAAGCAGGGCAGGAGCCATGGCAGGGAAAATATACTATGCCCCGATTGAAGACGGAAGAGTTTCTGCGTATAGGTGAAAAGGAAGCTATTTACCTTCTTGTAAAACAGAAACATCAGGAAGAAATGGCAAAAGATGGACGATTCAAGGAGTTTCAACTGCTTAAATCAGCTCCAGCTGGAGCTGTATACATGAAGAAACCAGAAAAAGCTCCCCGGTAA
- a CDS encoding 4Fe-4S binding protein: MALQINKRYCKGCGICVAFCPKQVLELDEVGKVYAKQPEACISCGQCELRCPDYAIFVVKEEAGK; the protein is encoded by the coding sequence ATGGCGTTACAGATCAACAAACGATACTGCAAAGGCTGTGGTATCTGCGTGGCGTTCTGTCCCAAGCAAGTGCTGGAACTGGACGAAGTGGGCAAAGTGTATGCAAAGCAGCCGGAGGCTTGTATCAGCTGCGGCCAGTGCGAACTGCGCTGCCCGGATTATGCGATATTTGTGGTGAAAGAGGAGGCGGGAAAATAA
- a CDS encoding 2-oxoacid:acceptor oxidoreductase subunit alpha codes for MAKARLIQGNQACAEGALAAGVTFFAGYPITPSTEVMEILAEELPKRGGKFLQMEDEIASMGAVCGASLTGVKAITATSGPGFSLKQELIGYAAMAELPVVIVNVQRSGPSTGLPTSPAQGDVMQSRWGTHGDHGILVLSPASVKESYEVMIKAVNFAEKFRTPVIFLLDEVIGHMRERVELPEEGSCEIIDRKVPTGAPADYLAYKPEADGVPPMAPFGSGYRYHVTGLMHGYNGLPNSTAAMTTEVIDRMHTKLEQAKEEITLYTEYEMADAEHVVIAYGGTARSAIAAVKAARAKGIKAGLLKLITIWPFPGDVVQKAAAKAKTVIVPEMNYGQLIGEVERYVGRDKVRGVNRFDGTILTPDEILAALVEATGGAN; via the coding sequence ATGGCCAAAGCAAGACTGATTCAAGGCAACCAGGCCTGCGCTGAAGGCGCTCTCGCCGCCGGCGTCACTTTTTTTGCGGGATATCCCATTACGCCCAGTACGGAAGTAATGGAAATTCTCGCCGAAGAACTGCCCAAACGAGGCGGTAAATTTCTGCAGATGGAAGACGAAATCGCCAGCATGGGCGCTGTTTGCGGCGCATCCTTGACCGGCGTCAAAGCCATCACCGCTACCAGCGGCCCCGGCTTTTCCTTAAAGCAAGAGCTTATCGGCTACGCCGCCATGGCGGAACTGCCGGTGGTGATCGTGAACGTGCAGCGTTCCGGTCCCAGTACCGGGCTTCCCACCTCGCCGGCTCAAGGCGATGTCATGCAGTCTCGCTGGGGCACCCATGGGGATCATGGCATTCTCGTACTCTCCCCGGCATCGGTTAAAGAATCCTATGAAGTGATGATCAAAGCCGTCAACTTTGCCGAGAAATTCCGCACCCCGGTTATCTTCCTGCTCGACGAAGTCATCGGCCATATGCGCGAACGTGTCGAATTGCCCGAAGAAGGCAGCTGTGAAATCATCGACCGCAAAGTGCCTACCGGCGCTCCTGCGGACTACCTGGCGTATAAACCGGAAGCCGACGGCGTACCGCCTATGGCTCCCTTTGGCAGCGGCTACCGCTACCATGTAACCGGCCTGATGCATGGCTACAACGGCCTGCCTAACAGCACCGCCGCTATGACTACCGAAGTCATCGATCGCATGCACACCAAGCTGGAACAGGCGAAAGAAGAAATCACCCTTTATACGGAATACGAAATGGCGGACGCCGAACACGTCGTCATCGCTTACGGCGGCACTGCCCGCTCGGCCATTGCCGCTGTGAAAGCCGCTCGCGCCAAAGGCATCAAGGCCGGCCTCTTAAAACTCATCACCATCTGGCCCTTCCCGGGCGACGTCGTGCAAAAAGCCGCCGCCAAGGCCAAGACCGTAATCGTACCGGAAATGAACTACGGTCAGCTCATCGGTGAAGTCGAACGCTACGTTGGTCGGGATAAAGTCCGCGGCGTCAACCGTTTCGACGGCACCATCCTGACACCGGACGAAATTTTAGCCGCTCTTGTAGAGGCAACTGGAGGTGCGAACTAA
- a CDS encoding 2-oxoacid:ferredoxin oxidoreductase subunit beta translates to MADIQKYLRQTALPHIWCPGCGHGILLAAILRAIDAQGLDQDKTVIVSGIGCSSRASGYMDFNTVHTAHGRALPFATGIKMANPELNVIVITGDGDATAIGGNHFIHAARRNIDLTTIIFDNNIYGMTGGQSSPLTPQNSRSTTAPFGHIERSFDIAKLSVAAGATYVARGTSFHAKMLTDLIAKGIANKGFSVIDAISGCPTSFGRKNKMAQPSKMLEWQRDHAVTVQAAAKLSAEQLADKFLIGELHQEAAPEFTDEYAKVVERLKGGRA, encoded by the coding sequence ATGGCAGACATTCAAAAATACCTGCGCCAAACCGCGCTGCCGCACATCTGGTGCCCCGGCTGCGGCCACGGCATTCTTCTGGCAGCCATCCTGCGGGCCATTGACGCTCAGGGGCTGGACCAGGATAAAACCGTCATCGTTTCCGGCATCGGCTGCTCCTCTCGGGCCTCCGGCTACATGGACTTTAACACCGTCCATACCGCTCATGGTCGGGCGCTGCCTTTTGCCACCGGTATCAAAATGGCTAACCCTGAGCTCAACGTCATCGTCATTACCGGCGACGGCGATGCTACCGCCATCGGCGGCAACCACTTCATTCACGCCGCGCGGCGCAATATTGACCTTACCACTATTATTTTCGACAACAACATCTACGGCATGACTGGCGGCCAGTCTTCGCCCCTTACGCCTCAGAACAGCCGTTCCACCACGGCGCCCTTCGGACATATTGAGCGCTCCTTTGATATCGCCAAACTGTCCGTTGCGGCTGGCGCCACCTATGTGGCCCGGGGTACCTCGTTCCATGCGAAGATGCTCACCGACCTTATTGCCAAAGGCATTGCCAATAAAGGCTTCTCCGTGATTGACGCCATTTCCGGCTGTCCCACCAGCTTTGGACGCAAAAACAAAATGGCGCAGCCCTCGAAAATGCTCGAATGGCAGCGCGATCACGCCGTTACCGTCCAAGCGGCGGCCAAGCTTTCGGCGGAACAACTGGCGGATAAATTCCTCATCGGCGAACTGCATCAGGAAGCAGCGCCGGAATTTACCGACGAATACGCCAAAGTTGTGGAACGCTTGAAAGGAGGCCGTGCATAA
- a CDS encoding 2-oxoacid:acceptor oxidoreductase family protein produces MWQISLSGTGGQGLILAGIILAEAAIIDGKEAVQTQSYGPEARGGSSKAEVIIADAPIDYPKVTKADLMLSMSQAACDKYISVLKDGGMLMLDSTFVQDVPKVDAKILSLPITKTAKEELGHAMFANIIALGALVGATNMVTEAALTEAVLDRIPKGTEEKNQKALSLGLALGKAHHQ; encoded by the coding sequence ATGTGGCAGATTAGCTTAAGCGGCACCGGCGGCCAAGGCCTCATCCTCGCTGGCATCATTCTGGCGGAAGCCGCCATCATCGACGGCAAAGAAGCCGTGCAGACCCAGTCCTACGGACCGGAAGCCCGCGGCGGCTCCAGCAAGGCGGAAGTCATCATTGCTGACGCCCCGATCGATTATCCTAAAGTCACCAAGGCGGACTTGATGCTCTCCATGAGCCAGGCCGCTTGCGACAAATACATCTCCGTCCTCAAAGACGGCGGCATGCTTATGTTGGACAGCACCTTTGTGCAAGACGTGCCAAAAGTAGACGCCAAGATTCTTTCGCTGCCCATTACCAAGACAGCCAAAGAAGAGCTGGGTCACGCCATGTTCGCCAACATCATCGCCTTAGGGGCGCTGGTAGGCGCGACTAACATGGTTACCGAAGCCGCCTTGACCGAAGCCGTCTTGGACCGCATTCCCAAAGGTACCGAAGAGAAGAACCAGAAGGCTCTTTCTCTGGGCTTGGCCTTGGGTAAAGCGCATCATCAATAA
- a CDS encoding L-lactate dehydrogenase (quinone) large subunit LdhH, which translates to MESTQDRNLRKEIEEKLNDEVLRGALGRFAEAYPTARAKAYENVEDLDSLRESFRQMKINTVANLEAITDKFEAEATKRGVKVYRAKDGDDLKKYLIDLCQKKGVKRIAKSKSMATEEIHLNHALEEAGLHVKETDLGEWIIGIAGHRPSHMVMPAIHLSRQQCAEYFSQELHKEIPVDIPYMVQEARQNLRQEFVLADMGISGANFGIAENGAIGLVTNEGNARIVTTLPKIHVVVIGYEKLIPTIQDASYIMRMLPRNATGQLMTSYMTMVDGVTPLMVKGPDGKWVEEEREVHYILLDNGRLKAAKDPVLKESFNCLRCASCLNVCPVYTVVGGHVFGHIYAGGIGAILTAFLHGMKDFEHINEMCIGCRKCVEICPGKINIPGLIDELRARAVKEHGLPFAAKVVFENVLSNRKVFHTMLRMASIGQKPFQSGRVIRHLPLFLSGMAKDRSLPAIADAPFRDRVAKITKKIDKPVKKVAFFAGCNIDFVFPETGEAIVKVLQDLNMEVVFPMDQSCCGKPVLGMGDRDTGKNIAKRNIEAFEKVDADVLIFGCPTCAETWHETYLSIFADDPAWLARAEKLAHKVQEFAQFVAPLYAAQGRLNKKTGATKVTYHDSCHMRRGLGIYKEQRQLLDAAKDYEFVEMKDCDKCCGMAGAFGVKYTEISMPILKNKVDNIKNSGAEIVAVGCPACMMQIQGGLDKQAPNIRVKHVAEILADEIDHK; encoded by the coding sequence ATGGAATCAACACAAGATCGTAACCTGCGCAAAGAGATTGAAGAAAAACTCAATGACGAAGTACTGCGCGGCGCCTTGGGCCGTTTTGCCGAAGCCTATCCGACGGCTCGCGCCAAAGCGTATGAAAACGTAGAAGATTTAGACTCTCTGCGTGAAAGCTTCCGTCAAATGAAAATCAACACCGTTGCCAATTTGGAAGCCATTACCGATAAGTTTGAAGCCGAAGCTACGAAGCGCGGCGTAAAAGTCTACCGGGCCAAAGACGGCGACGACTTGAAAAAATATCTGATTGATCTGTGTCAGAAAAAAGGCGTCAAACGCATCGCCAAGTCCAAATCCATGGCTACCGAAGAAATTCATTTGAACCATGCCCTGGAAGAGGCTGGCCTGCACGTAAAGGAAACCGACCTGGGCGAATGGATCATCGGCATTGCCGGACACCGTCCTTCGCACATGGTTATGCCTGCGATTCACTTGAGCCGTCAGCAATGCGCTGAATATTTCAGCCAAGAGCTGCACAAAGAAATCCCCGTAGATATCCCTTACATGGTACAGGAAGCCCGGCAAAATCTGCGCCAAGAATTTGTCCTGGCTGACATGGGTATTTCCGGCGCCAACTTCGGCATTGCCGAAAACGGCGCAATCGGCCTCGTAACTAACGAAGGCAACGCCCGCATTGTCACCACCCTGCCTAAGATCCATGTGGTTGTTATCGGCTACGAAAAGCTGATCCCCACCATTCAAGATGCATCCTACATCATGCGCATGCTTCCCCGTAACGCCACCGGTCAGCTGATGACCAGCTACATGACCATGGTAGACGGCGTGACCCCGCTGATGGTCAAGGGTCCTGACGGCAAATGGGTGGAAGAAGAGCGTGAAGTACACTACATTTTGCTGGATAATGGCCGCCTAAAAGCCGCCAAAGATCCGGTACTCAAAGAAAGCTTCAACTGTCTGCGTTGCGCTTCGTGCCTCAATGTCTGCCCGGTTTACACCGTCGTAGGCGGCCACGTATTCGGCCACATTTACGCCGGCGGCATTGGAGCCATTTTGACTGCTTTCCTTCATGGCATGAAGGACTTCGAGCATATTAACGAAATGTGCATTGGCTGTCGCAAATGCGTAGAAATCTGCCCCGGCAAAATCAACATTCCTGGACTGATTGACGAACTGCGGGCGCGGGCGGTCAAAGAACACGGCCTCCCCTTTGCCGCCAAGGTCGTCTTTGAAAACGTTCTTTCCAACCGCAAGGTGTTCCACACGATGCTGCGTATGGCCTCCATCGGCCAAAAGCCGTTCCAAAGCGGCCGCGTCATCCGTCATTTGCCGCTCTTCCTTTCGGGTATGGCCAAGGATCGCAGCCTGCCGGCTATCGCTGATGCGCCGTTCCGCGACCGCGTAGCGAAAATTACCAAAAAAATCGACAAGCCGGTCAAGAAAGTAGCCTTCTTTGCAGGCTGCAACATCGACTTTGTCTTCCCCGAAACTGGCGAAGCCATTGTCAAAGTACTTCAAGATCTGAATATGGAAGTCGTCTTCCCCATGGACCAAAGCTGCTGCGGCAAACCGGTCCTCGGCATGGGAGACCGCGACACAGGCAAAAACATTGCCAAACGCAATATTGAAGCCTTTGAAAAAGTGGATGCCGATGTCTTGATCTTCGGTTGCCCCACTTGCGCCGAAACCTGGCATGAAACCTATCTCAGCATTTTCGCCGACGATCCGGCTTGGCTGGCTCGGGCGGAAAAACTGGCCCACAAGGTTCAGGAATTCGCTCAGTTCGTCGCTCCCCTTTACGCCGCCCAAGGCCGCCTCAACAAGAAAACCGGCGCTACCAAAGTTACTTACCACGATTCTTGCCACATGCGCCGTGGTCTGGGAATCTACAAAGAGCAGCGCCAGCTTCTGGACGCCGCTAAAGACTACGAATTTGTAGAAATGAAAGACTGCGACAAGTGCTGCGGCATGGCCGGCGCTTTCGGTGTCAAGTACACAGAAATTTCCATGCCTATCCTCAAAAACAAAGTGGATAACATCAAGAACAGCGGCGCTGAAATTGTCGCTGTCGGCTGCCCCGCCTGCATGATGCAAATTCAAGGCGGCCTCGACAAGCAGGCTCCGAACATTCGCGTCAAGCACGTAGCGGAGATCCTCGCCGACGAAATCGACCACAAATAA
- a CDS encoding LUD domain-containing protein → MKRVCENWKEHFPAGKVGQEHFAEFETRAKNVGTEMFHVKTAAEAQEIIAKLAADVNAKKVVAIHSAYVDASGALEKLQQQNVTVYTEAADIAEHVETADLGISTVEFAIAESGSVCYDGYAYESRVVTMLPPLHVVFLPASHVVPGISEAFEILSKVFHHGFTGFITGPSRTSDIERVLTIGVHGPSRFVVIAVDEMPGGAN, encoded by the coding sequence ATGAAACGAGTATGCGAGAACTGGAAAGAGCATTTTCCAGCAGGCAAAGTGGGCCAAGAACATTTTGCCGAATTTGAAACCCGCGCTAAAAATGTAGGTACCGAAATGTTTCATGTCAAAACAGCCGCCGAGGCGCAGGAAATTATCGCCAAATTGGCTGCCGACGTAAATGCAAAAAAAGTCGTCGCCATCCACAGCGCCTATGTAGACGCTTCCGGCGCCCTAGAAAAATTGCAGCAGCAGAATGTTACTGTATATACAGAAGCTGCCGACATTGCCGAACACGTGGAAACCGCTGATCTTGGTATTTCCACGGTAGAATTCGCCATTGCCGAAAGCGGCAGCGTCTGTTACGACGGCTATGCTTACGAAAGCCGTGTCGTCACCATGCTCCCTCCTTTGCATGTAGTATTTTTACCTGCCAGTCATGTAGTGCCTGGTATTTCTGAAGCTTTTGAAATTCTTTCTAAAGTATTTCATCACGGCTTCACCGGTTTCATCACCGGCCCCAGCCGTACGTCTGATATTGAACGCGTCTTGACCATCGGCGTTCACGGCCCCAGCCGCTTTGTCGTCATCGCAGTAGATGAAATGCCCGGAGGTGCAAACTAA